From the genome of Lotus japonicus ecotype B-129 chromosome 6, LjGifu_v1.2, one region includes:
- the LOC130724893 gene encoding uncharacterized protein LOC130724893 yields the protein MSTSDGYDEETFVLKVHMNCQGCINKVRKVLRKIEGVYKVDIDAEGQKAIVTGNVNSATLIQKLAKLGKHAEILNAEYNQEQDSHGRGENNDHTASENQDMIPAFFGKDHWGPEGYYHQDMGAKTMESEMHQRFAAPLFFENAYNRANPNFTSFTENPMIRPESFQEKGASDYFGLGSQEWAQNFFDGSSISEYGYEPSLMPNIHGYYHSHPLKMMPLSQNFFDGSSISEYGYEPSLMANIHGYYHSHPLKMMPLSSYNHLPYGINIHMQEPPTRNDLMMKTYMLQHMAN from the exons ATGTCAACAAGTGATGGATATGATGAAGAG ACTTTTGTTCTCAAAGTACACATGAACTGTCAAGGCTGCATAAACAAAGTAAGGAAAGTACTCCGAAAAATTGAAG GTGTCTACAAAGTAGACATTGATGCAGAAGGGCAGAAAGCAATTGTCACAGGCAATGTTAATTCTGCCACTTTGATCCAAAAATTAGCCAAACTTGGCAAACATGCAGAGATATTGAATGCTGAATACAACCAAGAGCAAGACAGCCATGGCAGAGGCGAAAATAATGACCACACTGCCTCTGAGAATCAGGACATGATTCCCGCATTCTTTGGCAAAGATCATTGGGGACCTGAAGGGTATTATCATCAAGATATGGGTGCCAAAACCATGGAAAGCGAGATGCATCAACGTTTCGCTGCGCCATtgttttttgaaaatgcttACAATAGAGCCAATCCAAATTTCACCAGTTTCACTGAAAATCCCATGATAAGGCCTGAAAGTTTTCAAGAGAAAGGTGCAAGTGATTACTTTGGCTTAGGGAGTCAAGAATGGGCACAAAACTTCTTTGATGGATCATCAATTAGTGAATATGGTTATGAACCATCTCTTATGCCCAACATACATGGATACTATCATAGTCATCCTTTAAAGATGATGCCACTATCACAAAACTTCTTTGATGGATCATCAATTAGTGAATATGGTTATGAACCATCTCTTATGGCCAACATACATGGATACTATCATAGTCATCCTTTGAAGATGATGCCACTATCCTCCTACAATCATCTACCCTATGGAATCAACATCCACATGCAGGAGCCACCAACTAGGAATGATTTGATGATGAAGACATACATGCTTCAGCATATGGCAAATTAA
- the LOC130724896 gene encoding uncharacterized protein LOC130724896, producing MDNGLPDFSNTDYWTKKVHINDVWEEDPKKVKEEMKTHFERRFAASQGDRLQLDGVQFDTISRADNDLLTCRFGEDEINDARVLEDLWSKEIWPKGSNASFIALIPKVDSPVGLNDFRPISLIGCIYKDVSKLLSLRLKRVLPKDIHDSQFAFLGGRNMLDSAIVVNKVLEAAKKAKIPTIAFKVDYEKAYDSVSWEFLEYMMVRLNFCWKWIGWIMNYLRSASVSVLINGSPCEEFRMQRGLRQGILLLRSSF from the exons ATGGATAATGGATTACCAGATTTCAGTAACACAGATTACTGGACTAAAAAAGTGCACATTA ATGATGTGTGGGAGGAAGATCCGAAAAAGGTTAAAGAAGAGATGAAGACTCATTTTGAGCGACGGTTTGCAGCAAGCCAAGGGGATAGATTGCAGTTGGATGGTGTTCAGTTTGACACCATTTCACGTGCTGACAATGATCTACTAACTTGTCGGTTTGGGGAGGATGAGATCAATGATGCA AGAGTGCTTGAAGATTTATGGAGTAAAGAGATATGGCCTAAGGGTAGTAATGCTTCATTTATTGCATTAATCCCTAAGGTAGATTCTCCGGTGGGTTTGAATGATTTTCGGCCAATTTCATTGATTGGGTGTATTTATAAAGATGTTTCTAAACTCCTGTCATTGAGGTTGAAGAGGGTGCTGCCCAAGGATATCCATGATTCACAGTTTGCATTTCTTGGAGGGCGAAATATGCTTGATAGTGCGATTGTGGTCAATAAAGTGCTAGAAGCAGCAAAAAAGGCTAAGATCCCAACTATAGCTTTTAAAGTAGACTATGAAAAAGCCTACGATTCTGTGAGTTGGGAGTTCCTTGAGTATATGATGGTAAGATTGAATTTCTGCTGGAAGTGGATTGGTTGGATTATGAACTACTTGAGATCAGCTTCAGTATCAGTATTGATTAATGGGAGCCCCTGTGAGGAGTTCAGAATGCAGAGAGGGCTACGCCAGGGGATCCTCTTGCTCCGTTCCTCTTTTTAA
- the LOC130723501 gene encoding receptor-like cytoplasmic kinase 176, producing MGWFCFSAKIKAESPPRNGLNSKDGKTEEYGLSNGLSSRVSSSSVLLSCRTEGEILQSSNLKCFTFNEVRTATRNFRPDSLVGEGGFGCVFKGWIDEHTLAPTKPGTGFVIAVKRLNQDGSQGHSEWLTEINYLGQLRHPNLVKLIGYSIEDDHRILVYEFLAKGSLDNHLFRRASYFQPLSWNIRMKIALDAAKGLAFLHSDEVEVIYRDFKTSNILIDSNYNAKLSDFGLAKDGPAGDKSHVSTRVMGTFGYAAPEYIATGHLTKKSDIYSFGVVLLELMSGKRSFDKNRPSGEHNLVEWAKPYLSNKRKISQVMDPRIEGQYSLREVWKAAHLASQCLSVDSKFRPNIDEVVRSLEHLHDSKSTGSKEHGTSVNDSSNGEGTPIPSTSASPLHS from the exons ATGGGTTGGTTCTGCTTTAGTGCAAAGATCAAAGCTGAGAGCCCTCCTCGCAATG GTTTGAATTCAAAGGATGGTAAAACAGAAGAATATGGTTTGAGTAATGGTTTAAGCAGCAGGGTCTCCTCTTCATCTGTGCTTCTAAGTTGTCGGACAGAAGGAGAGATATTGCAATCCAGCAACTTGAAGTGCTTCACATTCAATGAGGTACGAACCGCGACTAGGAACTTTCGACCAGATAGTTTGGTGGGTGAAGGTGGGTTCGGTTGTGTATTTAAAGGGTGGATTGATGAGCACACACTTGCCCCTACTAAACCAGGAACTGGATTTGTCATTGCTGTGAAGAGGCTTAACCAAGATGGAAGCCAGGGACACAGCGAATGGCTG ACAGAAATAAACTACCTAGGGCAGTTGCGACATCCTAATCTTGTGAAACTGATTGGTTACAGCATAGAGGATGACCACAGGATTTTGGTATATGAATTTTTGGCCAAGGGAAGTTTGGATAATCATTTATTTAGAA GGGCTTCTTACTTTCAGCCACTCTCGTGGAACATCCGGATGAAGATTGCTCTTGATGCTGCTAAGGGTCTTGCATTTCTTCACAGTGATGAAGTAGAAGTAATCTATAGAGACTTCAAAACTTCTAACATCTTGATTGATTCG AACTATAATGCAAAACTCTCTGATTTTGGGTTGGCAAAAGATGGACCAGCAGGTGATAAGAGCCATGTATCTACAAGGGTAATGGGCACCTTCGGCTACGCAGCTCCTGAGTACATAGCCACAG GTCACCTAACCAAAAAGAGTGATATATACAGTTTTGGGGTTGTTCTCCTGGAACTGATGTCAGGCAAACGTTCATTCGACAAAAACAGGCCATCAGGGGAGCATAATCTAGTTGAATGGGCCAAGCCATACCTCAGCAACAAGCGCAAGATCTCACAAGTCATGGATCCCCGAATAGAAGGCCAATACTCATTGCGTGAAGTGTGGAAAGCAGCTCACCTTGCATCTCAATGCCTATCTGTAGATTCCAAATTTAGGCCAAACATTGATGAGGTTGTGAGATCATTAGAGCACCTTCATGATTCCAAAAGCACAGGTTCTAAAGAACATGGAACAAGTGTTAATGATTCTTCAAATGGAGAAGGTACTCCTATTCCAAGTACATCAGCTTCTCCTCTTCATTCATAG